A window of Solanum stenotomum isolate F172 chromosome 3, ASM1918654v1, whole genome shotgun sequence contains these coding sequences:
- the LOC125858213 gene encoding aspartic protease inhibitor 11-like: MTKCLLFFLSLCLLAFVAFSSTSPCQNARNSNRQVFDTLGRGINPRSNYRIASSLGGVLSGHVYLGHIPNSGASCPDGVFKYNSDGQRGTPLRFIEHSCRGQPPRIYENQDINIQFVGSRNCDNFINWKVGEYNATLEASLIGTRGGTIGRADSSWFKIVRAERGYHLLNCPGPFVCPNCALNQCRVVWVVVLDGRRRLALATRQTPSQGLRFPLSVYFVRA; this comes from the coding sequence ATGACCAAgtgtttattattcttcttatctCTTTGTTTACTTGCGTTTGTTGCGTTTTCATCAACTTCCCCTTGCCAAAATGCTCGTAATTCTAATAGGCAAGTATTCGACACATTGGGTAGAGGAATTAATCCTCGTTCAAATTATCGTATCGCTTCGTCTCTTGGAGGTGTCCTAAGTGGTCATGTATACCTAGGTCACATCCCAAATTCAGGTGCCTCTTGTCCAGACGGCGTCTTCAAGTACAACTCCGATGGACAAAGAGGTACACCCCTTAGATTTATTGAACATTCTTGTAGAGGACAACCACCTCGCATCTATGAAAACCAAGACATTAACATCCAGTTCGTTGGTTCGAGGAATtgtgataattttataaattggaAAGTGGGAGAGTACAATGCAACACTAGAGGCAAGTTTGATTGGGACTCGTGGAGGAACGATAGGAAGAGCAGATAGTAGTTGGTTTAAAATAGTGAGAGCAGAAAGAGGTTACCATTTGTTGAATTGTCCTGGTCCTTTTGTATGTCCAAATTGTGCTCTTAATCAATGTCGAGTAGTGTGGGTGGTTGTGTTAGATGGAAGAAGGCGTTTGGCTCTCGCCACAAGACAAACGCCTTCTCAAGGGCTCCGTTTCCCTCTTAGTGTCTACTTTGTGCGCGCATAA